One region of Bartonella alsatica genomic DNA includes:
- a CDS encoding GlsB/YeaQ/YmgE family stress response membrane protein, translated as MEDANIGWIAAIIIGGLAGCAAQCLMKSQTGMFLNIILGIIGAALASFLFGFLGVGFAGWFGYLISGFIGACVLIWIGQKIRS; from the coding sequence ATGGAAGACGCAAACATCGGCTGGATTGCAGCTATTATTATCGGTGGCCTTGCAGGATGTGCTGCACAGTGTCTTATGAAAAGCCAAACAGGAATGTTTCTAAACATTATTTTAGGGATTATTGGAGCAGCATTAGCCAGTTTTCTTTTTGGATTTTTAGGCGTGGGCTTTGCTGGGTGGTTTGGCTATCTTATTTCAGGTTTTATAGGAGCCTGCGTTCTTATATGGATAGGACAAAAAATTCGATCATAG
- the ubiC gene encoding chorismate lyase — MTADPQNSILPPLKWLSNQDPPVPENIRDWLMEGGSMTLRLKKHCTCIRVEPQRECFITRDKLQEEAEHLPKTTRYWLREVILMGDNQPWLLGRTVIPQETLFEQNQSLMHLGTIPLGHYLFNSGKLTRDYIHIGQQGALWARRSRLRLTNKPLLLTELFLTASPLYTTNCA; from the coding sequence ATGACAGCTGATCCCCAAAATTCCATCTTACCGCCTCTAAAATGGCTATCTAACCAAGATCCTCCAGTACCAGAAAACATTCGTGATTGGCTCATGGAAGGAGGTTCAATGACGCTTCGATTAAAAAAACACTGTACGTGCATACGTGTTGAACCGCAACGTGAATGTTTTATTACACGGGATAAATTGCAAGAAGAAGCAGAGCATCTTCCCAAAACTACACGTTACTGGCTACGTGAAGTCATACTGATGGGAGATAATCAGCCTTGGCTTCTTGGACGCACTGTAATTCCACAAGAAACTCTCTTTGAACAAAACCAATCACTGATGCATTTGGGTACTATACCATTGGGACATTATTTATTTAACAGTGGTAAATTAACTCGCGATTACATTCACATAGGCCAACAAGGTGCTCTGTGGGCACGTCGTTCCCGTTTACGATTAACAAACAAACCATTGTTATTAACCGAACTGTTTTTAACAGCTTCACCGCTTTACACAACAAATTGTGCATAA
- the carA gene encoding glutamine-hydrolyzing carbamoyl-phosphate synthase small subunit — MTQTTPSLNPWSISKSTALLVLADGTVIEGKGAGATGAAEAEICFNTAMTGYEEILTDPSYKKQIVNFTFPHIGNVGTNSEDIEDLTPLNCHGAVGAIFKADITRPSNYRANENLNQWLKTRKIIALCGIDTRALTALIRERGAPNAIIAHDPNGNFDINTLKKRAQKCRGLINLDLAKEVTSRQLVEWNEKPWMWNKGYSTNGARNFHIVAIDYGIKRNILRLMAAHSAHITIVPADTTAEEILAMNPDGVFLSNGPGDPAATADYAVPTIKAIIESNIPLFGICLGHQLLALAVGAKTIKMHQGHHGANHPVKDFTTGKVEIVSMNHGFTVDTTSLPKHVEETHISLFDGSNCGIQIIGKPVFSVQYHPEASPGPQDSHYLFQRFCNLIMDYKKTA, encoded by the coding sequence ATGACACAAACTACCCCATCTCTTAATCCTTGGAGTATAAGCAAATCTACAGCTCTCTTAGTGTTAGCCGATGGAACAGTTATTGAAGGTAAAGGAGCAGGTGCTACAGGCGCTGCTGAAGCTGAAATATGTTTTAATACCGCCATGACAGGCTACGAAGAAATCCTTACTGATCCATCATATAAAAAACAAATCGTTAATTTCACTTTTCCTCACATCGGTAATGTAGGCACAAATAGTGAAGATATTGAAGATCTCACACCCCTCAATTGTCATGGAGCAGTTGGTGCTATTTTTAAAGCAGATATTACCCGTCCCTCCAATTACCGTGCAAATGAAAATCTTAATCAATGGCTTAAAACACGTAAAATCATTGCACTTTGTGGCATTGATACACGAGCATTAACCGCTCTTATTCGTGAACGAGGTGCACCCAACGCCATCATCGCCCATGATCCAAATGGAAACTTTGATATCAATACTCTGAAAAAACGCGCACAAAAATGCAGAGGCCTCATCAATCTTGATCTTGCAAAAGAAGTAACATCAAGGCAATTAGTAGAATGGAATGAAAAACCATGGATGTGGAATAAAGGTTACAGTACAAATGGCGCACGTAATTTTCATATTGTTGCAATTGACTATGGCATTAAGCGCAATATCCTGCGTCTTATGGCCGCGCACAGTGCACATATAACCATCGTACCAGCAGATACAACCGCAGAAGAAATTCTAGCAATGAATCCTGATGGTGTTTTTCTTTCCAATGGACCAGGAGATCCAGCAGCTACAGCTGATTATGCTGTTCCAACCATTAAAGCAATCATTGAAAGTAATATACCACTTTTTGGTATATGTCTTGGTCACCAACTTCTTGCTCTTGCAGTTGGAGCCAAAACCATAAAAATGCATCAAGGACACCATGGTGCCAACCATCCTGTTAAAGATTTTACCACCGGAAAAGTTGAAATTGTATCAATGAATCATGGATTTACTGTAGATACAACATCTCTGCCAAAACATGTTGAAGAAACACATATTTCCCTCTTTGATGGCTCAAATTGTGGTATTCAGATCATTGGAAAACCAGTTTTTTCTGTTCAATATCACCCTGAAGCTTCTCCCGGTCCACAA